One window of the Mycobacterium sp. SVM_VP21 genome contains the following:
- a CDS encoding cytochrome P450, translating into MGELAGVDFTDLDNFADGFPHELFALHRSVAPVFWHEPTAHTPDGEGFWSVATHAETLEVLRDARTYSSVTGGARAFGGTVLQDLPIAGQLLNMMDDPRHARVRRLVSSGLTPRMIRRVEEDLRRRARTLLDAVEPGVPFDFLVDIAAEVPMQMICILLGVPEADRHWLFEAIEPSFDFRGSRAAVVSRLSIEDAGNRVYTFGRELIAAKRAEPSDDMLSVVANSTDPELSDLEVYLFFQLLFSAGAETTRNAIAGGLLALSAYPDQYRLLRSDFDLLSTAIEEILRWTSPAPSKRRTATRRAVLGGQTIDAGQKVLVWEGSANRDPAVFDRPDQFDITRKPNPHIGFGHGAHFCLGAHLARLELRVLYEELLSRFGELAVVAPVEWTRSNRHTGMRHMMVELRP; encoded by the coding sequence ATGGGCGAGCTCGCGGGAGTCGACTTCACCGATCTGGACAACTTCGCCGACGGATTCCCCCACGAGCTGTTCGCGCTGCACCGCAGCGTCGCCCCGGTGTTCTGGCACGAACCCACCGCGCACACCCCGGACGGCGAAGGCTTCTGGTCGGTGGCCACCCACGCCGAAACCCTCGAGGTGCTGCGCGACGCGCGGACCTATTCGTCGGTGACCGGCGGCGCCAGGGCGTTCGGCGGTACCGTGCTGCAGGACCTGCCGATCGCGGGCCAACTGCTGAACATGATGGACGACCCGCGGCATGCGCGGGTCCGGCGGCTGGTCAGCTCCGGGCTCACCCCGCGGATGATCCGCCGGGTCGAAGAGGACCTGCGGCGGCGGGCGCGGACGCTGCTGGACGCCGTCGAGCCCGGCGTGCCGTTTGACTTCCTGGTCGACATCGCCGCCGAGGTGCCGATGCAGATGATCTGCATCCTGCTCGGCGTTCCCGAGGCCGACCGGCACTGGCTGTTCGAGGCGATCGAGCCCAGCTTCGACTTCCGCGGTTCGCGCGCGGCGGTGGTGTCCCGACTGTCCATCGAGGACGCCGGAAACCGGGTCTACACGTTCGGACGGGAGTTGATCGCGGCCAAGCGCGCCGAGCCGAGCGACGACATGCTCTCGGTGGTGGCCAACTCGACTGACCCCGAGCTCAGCGATCTCGAGGTGTATCTGTTCTTCCAGTTGCTGTTCAGTGCCGGCGCCGAGACCACCCGCAACGCCATCGCCGGCGGGCTGCTGGCGCTGTCTGCTTACCCCGACCAATATCGTTTGCTGCGTAGCGATTTCGATCTGCTGTCGACCGCCATCGAGGAGATCCTGCGCTGGACCTCACCGGCTCCGTCGAAGCGGCGCACCGCCACCCGGCGCGCGGTGCTGGGTGGGCAGACCATCGACGCCGGCCAGAAGGTGCTGGTGTGGGAGGGCTCGGCCAACCGTGACCCGGCGGTCTTCGACCGGCCCGATCAGTTCGACATCACCCGTAAACCCAACCCACACATCGGTTTCGGTCACGGCGCCCATTTCTGCTTGGGTGCCCACCTGGCCCGACTGGAACTGCGGGTGCTCTACGAGGAGCTGCTGAGCCGGTTCGGTGAATTGGCGGTGGTGGCGCCGGTGGAGTGGACGCGCAGCAACCGGCACACCGGGATGCGACACATGATGGTGGAACTGCGGCCTTAG
- a CDS encoding TetR family transcriptional regulator, with product MTAVTPKGERRRYALISAAAELLREGGFDAVRHRAVAQRAGLPLASTTYYFSSLEDLIARAVEHIGMLEVAQLRARITELSRRRRSAETTADILVELLVGEERDEQITEQLISRYERYIVCSRHPALRDIQRRILHQRSDAVTEAVERSGRIARVEMAYSLVCMVDGAVMAALVDDLQGPRAAARAAVIDVIDMLAPLDQRAVSA from the coding sequence ATGACAGCAGTGACGCCCAAGGGCGAGCGGCGGCGGTATGCGCTGATCAGCGCCGCCGCCGAGCTGCTGCGTGAGGGTGGGTTCGATGCGGTGCGCCACCGCGCCGTGGCGCAGCGGGCCGGCCTGCCGCTGGCGTCGACGACCTATTACTTCTCGTCACTTGAAGACCTCATCGCCCGCGCGGTGGAACACATCGGGATGTTGGAAGTCGCGCAACTGCGGGCTCGCATCACCGAGCTTTCCCGGCGCCGGCGCAGTGCCGAGACCACGGCGGACATCCTGGTGGAGCTGTTGGTGGGGGAGGAGCGCGATGAGCAGATCACCGAGCAGCTCATCTCTCGCTACGAGCGCTACATCGTGTGCTCTCGCCACCCGGCGCTGCGTGACATTCAGCGCCGTATCCTGCATCAACGGTCCGACGCGGTCACCGAGGCCGTCGAACGCTCCGGGAGGATCGCGCGGGTCGAGATGGCCTATTCCCTGGTCTGCATGGTCGACGGTGCGGTGATGGCGGCGCTGGTCGATGACCTCCAGGGGCCGCGGGCGGCCGCCCGGGCCGCGGTCATCGATGTCATCGATATGCTCGCTCCACTGGATCAGCGCGCGGTGTCGGCCTGA
- a CDS encoding alpha/beta hydrolase-fold protein — MMAAMPELSRRAVLRAGAVLGTAGALGASSLLSARPTQAAPPQAAPTMTTGSFSSAARGGITTNWAIARPPGQTGALRPLIALHGKGSDAATVMAGGVEQGLAQAVDAGLPPFAVVAVDGGGSYWHRRTSGEDSGAMVTDELLPLLAEQGLDTSRVGFIGWSMGGYGALLLGGRLGPRRTAAICAVSPALWLTPGATAPGAFDGASDFSANSVFGMPSLGSIPIRVDCGNDDPFYSATQAFIAQLPNPPAGGFSPGGHDGSYWSSQLPAELTWIAPLLTA; from the coding sequence ATGATGGCCGCCATGCCGGAGTTGAGCCGACGAGCGGTACTGCGCGCCGGGGCCGTGCTGGGCACCGCGGGCGCACTGGGGGCGAGTTCACTACTGAGTGCGCGACCGACGCAGGCCGCCCCGCCGCAAGCCGCACCCACGATGACGACGGGTTCGTTCTCCTCGGCGGCGCGCGGAGGAATCACCACCAACTGGGCGATCGCCCGGCCCCCCGGCCAGACTGGGGCGCTGCGTCCGCTGATCGCCCTGCACGGCAAGGGAAGTGACGCCGCGACAGTGATGGCCGGTGGCGTCGAGCAGGGCCTGGCCCAAGCAGTCGACGCCGGGCTGCCCCCGTTCGCGGTGGTCGCCGTTGACGGCGGCGGGAGCTACTGGCACCGCCGCACGTCCGGGGAGGACTCGGGGGCAATGGTGACCGACGAGTTGTTGCCACTGCTGGCTGAGCAGGGCCTGGACACCTCGCGGGTGGGATTCATCGGCTGGTCGATGGGCGGCTACGGCGCCCTGCTGTTGGGGGGTCGCCTCGGCCCGCGCCGAACCGCGGCGATCTGCGCGGTCAGCCCCGCACTGTGGCTGACGCCCGGAGCGACAGCGCCGGGCGCGTTCGATGGCGCGTCGGACTTCTCGGCCAACTCTGTTTTCGGGATGCCGTCACTGGGCTCGATCCCGATTCGGGTGGATTGCGGAAATGATGACCCGTTCTATTCGGCGACCCAGGCTTTCATTGCCCAGCTGCCCAACCCCCCGGCGGGCGGTTTCTCCCCGGGCGGGCACGACGGGTCCTATTGGAGCTCTCAGCTGCCGGCTGAGTTGACCTGGATCGCCCCACTGCTGACTGCCTAA
- the purB gene encoding adenylosuccinate lyase: MSIPNVLATRYASAAMTDIWSPQAKIVAERRLWLAVLRAQSELGVPVPAQAIADYEAVLGDVDLASIAARERVTRHDVKARIEEFNALAGHEHIHKGMTSRDLTENVEQLQIRQSLQLVHDHGVAVAARLVSHAAAYRDLVMAGRSHNVAAQATTLGKRFASAAEETVLALARVRELIDRYPLRGIKGPMGTAQDMLDLFDGDTAKLAQLERSIAGFLGFSAVLTSVGQVYPRSLDHDVVSALVQLGAGPSSLAQTIRLMAGHELVTEGFAPGQVGSSAMPHKMNTRSCERVNGLQVVLRGYASMAAELAGAQWNEGDVFCSVVRRVALPDAFFAVDGQTETFLTVLDEFGAYPAVITRELDRYLPFLATTKVLIAAVRAGVGREAAHEVIKEHAVAVALAMRERGAEPDLLDRLAADERLPLDRAALDAAVADRQAFTGAAADQVDRVAAQVAELVQRYPEAASYSPGAIL; the protein is encoded by the coding sequence GTGAGCATTCCCAATGTGCTGGCCACCCGTTACGCCAGCGCCGCCATGACCGACATCTGGTCGCCGCAGGCCAAGATCGTTGCCGAGCGTCGGCTGTGGCTGGCGGTGCTGCGCGCCCAGTCCGAGCTGGGCGTGCCGGTGCCCGCACAGGCGATCGCCGACTACGAGGCCGTCCTCGGTGACGTCGACCTGGCGTCGATCGCAGCCCGCGAGCGGGTCACCCGCCACGACGTCAAGGCCCGGATCGAGGAGTTCAACGCCCTCGCCGGTCACGAGCACATCCACAAGGGCATGACCAGCCGGGACCTGACCGAAAACGTCGAGCAGCTGCAGATCCGCCAGTCCCTGCAACTCGTCCACGACCACGGGGTCGCGGTCGCGGCGCGCCTGGTCAGCCACGCGGCGGCCTACCGCGACCTGGTGATGGCCGGGCGCAGCCACAACGTCGCCGCGCAGGCCACCACGTTGGGTAAGCGGTTCGCCTCGGCTGCCGAGGAGACCGTGCTCGCGCTGGCGCGAGTGCGTGAGCTGATCGACCGCTACCCGCTGCGCGGCATCAAGGGTCCGATGGGCACCGCGCAGGACATGCTGGATCTGTTCGACGGCGACACCGCCAAACTGGCGCAATTGGAACGCTCCATCGCAGGTTTTCTGGGGTTCTCGGCGGTGCTGACCAGCGTCGGGCAGGTCTACCCCCGCTCGCTGGACCACGACGTGGTTTCCGCGCTGGTGCAACTGGGCGCCGGCCCGTCCTCGCTGGCGCAGACGATCCGACTGATGGCCGGCCACGAACTGGTCACCGAAGGATTCGCGCCCGGCCAGGTGGGCTCCTCGGCGATGCCGCACAAGATGAACACCCGCAGCTGCGAGCGGGTCAACGGGCTGCAGGTGGTGTTGCGCGGCTACGCCTCAATGGCTGCCGAACTGGCCGGCGCGCAGTGGAACGAGGGCGACGTCTTCTGCTCGGTGGTGCGTCGCGTCGCGTTGCCCGACGCCTTCTTCGCCGTCGACGGGCAGACCGAGACCTTCTTGACCGTGCTCGACGAATTCGGGGCCTACCCGGCGGTGATCACCCGCGAACTGGATCGCTACCTGCCGTTCCTGGCCACCACCAAGGTATTGATCGCCGCGGTGCGTGCCGGGGTGGGACGCGAAGCCGCCCACGAGGTGATCAAGGAGCACGCGGTGGCCGTCGCGCTGGCGATGCGCGAGCGGGGCGCCGAACCCGACTTGCTGGACAGGCTGGCCGCCGACGAACGGCTGCCGCTGGACCGGGCCGCGCTGGATGCCGCCGTCGCCGACCGGCAGGCCTTCACCGGCGCGGCCGCTGACCAGGTGGACCGGGTGGCGGCACAGGTGGCCGAACTGGTGCAGCGCTATCCGGAGGCGGCCAGCTACAGCCCGGGCGCGATCCTGTAA
- a CDS encoding TetR/AcrR family transcriptional regulator yields the protein MSNGRPTRRDMHAELTRTAVLDAARTLFVAKGFEATSVDEIAQASHSSKGAVYHHFRDKQAIFAEVFRLSQADVMQAVLPGALESMPDDASPWEQALLAISAVLRCYVHNHDARVLLRESASALGWDRKQTVDEELALPLLRGVLGELIETGQIVAVPVGVTAELLYALLSKTGPIIAAAADPAQAVDEIEPVLFALLNGLHREPSQPAGQAKRLGFARPHTP from the coding sequence ATGAGTAACGGGAGGCCGACCCGGCGGGACATGCACGCCGAGCTCACGCGGACCGCGGTGCTCGACGCCGCCCGGACCCTTTTCGTTGCCAAGGGCTTCGAAGCGACCTCGGTCGATGAGATCGCGCAGGCATCGCACTCCAGCAAGGGCGCCGTCTACCACCACTTTCGCGACAAACAGGCGATCTTCGCCGAGGTGTTCAGGCTCAGCCAAGCCGATGTCATGCAGGCCGTACTACCGGGCGCCCTGGAGTCCATGCCCGACGACGCCAGCCCCTGGGAACAGGCCCTGTTGGCGATCAGCGCGGTGCTGCGCTGCTACGTCCACAATCACGACGCACGGGTGTTGCTACGGGAATCGGCCAGCGCACTGGGTTGGGACCGCAAGCAGACCGTCGACGAGGAACTGGCGCTTCCGTTGCTGCGCGGCGTGCTCGGCGAGCTGATCGAGACCGGCCAGATCGTGGCCGTACCGGTCGGCGTCACCGCCGAATTGCTCTACGCCCTGCTCAGCAAGACCGGGCCCATCATCGCCGCCGCCGCCGACCCCGCACAGGCGGTCGACGAGATCGAGCCGGTGCTGTTCGCGTTGTTGAACGGCCTGCATCGCGAGCCGTCGCAGCCGGCGGGCCAAGCCAAACGCTTGGGTTTCGCCCGGCCGCACACGCCCTAA
- the pntB gene encoding Re/Si-specific NAD(P)(+) transhydrogenase subunit beta produces MFSVETAASAAYIVAALLFILALAGLSKHETSKAGNSFGILGMAVALAATITLAVHHEINPVGLALLIGATVVGAAIGLWRAKVVEMTGMPELIALLHSFVGLAAVLVGWNGYLHVENSPCSADARELAASGLFGIHSAEVFIGVFIGAVTFTGSIVANLKLSARMKSNPLMLPGKNFLNIGALVAFVALTVWFVHEPQLWLLIAVTVLALALGWHLVASIGGGDMPVVVSMLNSYSGWAAAASGFLLSNDLLIITGALVGSSGAYLSYIMCKAMNRSFISVIAGGFGIEAGPAEDKDYGEHREITAEGVAELLGGADSVIITPGYGMAVAQAQYGVAELTRKLRDRGVNVRFGIHPVAGRLPGHMNVLLAEAKVPYDIVLEMDEINDDFGDTSVVLVIGANDTVNPAAAEDPSSPIAGMPVLTVWDADNVIVFKRSMASGYAGVQNPLFFRQNSAMLFGDAKDRVEDILHAL; encoded by the coding sequence ATGTTTTCAGTTGAGACCGCCGCCTCGGCGGCATACATCGTCGCGGCCTTGCTGTTCATCCTGGCCCTGGCCGGGCTGAGCAAGCACGAGACGTCCAAGGCCGGCAACAGCTTCGGCATCCTCGGGATGGCGGTGGCGCTGGCCGCGACGATCACCTTGGCGGTGCATCACGAGATCAATCCGGTCGGCTTGGCGTTGCTGATCGGGGCCACCGTGGTCGGTGCGGCGATCGGGTTGTGGCGCGCCAAGGTCGTCGAGATGACCGGCATGCCGGAACTCATTGCACTCCTCCATTCCTTTGTAGGCCTGGCTGCCGTGCTGGTCGGCTGGAACGGCTACCTGCACGTCGAGAACAGCCCGTGCAGTGCGGACGCCCGCGAATTGGCGGCCTCGGGACTATTCGGCATCCACTCGGCCGAGGTGTTCATCGGCGTCTTCATCGGTGCGGTCACCTTCACCGGCTCGATCGTGGCCAACCTCAAACTGTCGGCGCGGATGAAGTCCAACCCGCTGATGCTGCCCGGCAAGAACTTCCTCAACATCGGCGCACTGGTCGCGTTTGTCGCGCTGACGGTGTGGTTCGTGCACGAGCCGCAGCTGTGGCTGCTGATCGCCGTCACCGTGCTGGCGCTGGCGTTGGGCTGGCACCTGGTGGCCTCTATCGGCGGCGGCGACATGCCGGTGGTCGTGTCGATGCTCAACAGCTACTCCGGCTGGGCGGCGGCGGCTTCGGGCTTCCTGCTCTCCAACGACCTGCTGATCATCACCGGTGCGCTGGTCGGCTCCTCGGGTGCCTACCTGTCCTACATCATGTGCAAGGCGATGAACCGGTCGTTCATCTCGGTGATCGCCGGTGGCTTCGGGATCGAGGCCGGCCCGGCCGAGGACAAGGACTACGGCGAGCACCGCGAGATCACCGCCGAAGGGGTGGCCGAGCTGTTGGGCGGTGCCGACTCGGTGATCATCACCCCCGGCTACGGCATGGCCGTCGCGCAGGCCCAGTACGGCGTCGCCGAACTGACCCGCAAGCTGCGCGACCGCGGTGTCAACGTGCGCTTCGGCATCCACCCGGTCGCCGGCCGACTGCCCGGCCACATGAACGTGCTGCTGGCCGAGGCCAAGGTGCCCTACGACATCGTGCTGGAGATGGACGAGATCAACGACGACTTCGGCGACACGTCGGTGGTCCTGGTGATCGGCGCCAACGACACCGTCAACCCGGCCGCCGCCGAAGACCCCTCCAGCCCGATCGCGGGGATGCCGGTGCTGACCGTGTGGGACGCCGACAACGTGATCGTCTTCAAGCGCTCCATGGCTTCCGGCTACGCGGGCGTGCAGAACCCGCTGTTCTTCCGGCAGAACTCCGCCATGTTGTTCGGTGACGCCAAGGACCGGGTCGAAGACATCCTGCACGCGTTGTAA
- a CDS encoding Re/Si-specific NAD(P)(+) transhydrogenase subunit alpha, with protein MNIGVLSEAQPGETRVSATPTTVAALTKLGYDVVVDSGAGEASSFSDAAYTEAGATIGDARAADIVFGVNAPSIEQLDGMKPGATLVSLLAPALNPDRVEDLARRPITALSMDAVPRISRAQSLDVLSSMANIAGYRAVIEAAHVFGRFFTGQVTAAGKVPPAKVLVVGAGVAGLAAIGAAGSLGAIVRATDPRPEVADQVRSLGGEYLSIEDPEAEVSATGYAKEMGDDYKAREAQLYSEQCTDVDIIVTTALIPGRPAPRIITAEMVASMKPGSVIVDMAASNGGNVEGTVKDQAVVTDNGVTIIGYTDLAGRLPAQASQLYGTNLVNLMKLMTPGKDGQLVLDFDDVVQRSMTVVRDGESTWPPPPVQVSAAPAKVAEAPVVAQANKEPMSAGRRLGVVVSAAAVLFALVALAPAALQVHLTVFALAIVIGYYVIGHVHHALHTPLMSVTNAISGIIVVGALLQIGHGDPAITSLAAAAILLASINIFGGFAVTRRMLAMFSRS; from the coding sequence ATGAATATCGGTGTCCTATCCGAGGCGCAGCCCGGTGAGACGCGTGTGTCGGCGACGCCGACGACCGTCGCTGCACTGACCAAGCTCGGTTACGACGTCGTAGTGGATTCCGGTGCCGGAGAAGCATCGTCCTTTTCCGATGCGGCGTACACCGAGGCCGGTGCCACCATTGGCGATGCACGCGCCGCCGACATCGTCTTCGGCGTCAATGCCCCGTCGATCGAGCAGCTGGACGGGATGAAGCCGGGCGCGACGCTGGTCAGCCTGTTGGCCCCGGCCCTGAACCCGGATCGGGTGGAGGATCTTGCCCGTCGGCCCATCACCGCGCTGTCGATGGACGCAGTTCCCCGGATCTCGCGCGCGCAGTCGCTGGACGTGCTGAGCTCGATGGCCAACATCGCCGGCTACCGCGCCGTGATCGAGGCTGCCCACGTCTTCGGCCGATTCTTCACCGGTCAGGTGACCGCCGCGGGCAAGGTGCCGCCGGCCAAGGTGCTGGTGGTGGGCGCCGGAGTTGCGGGCTTGGCCGCGATCGGTGCTGCCGGCAGCCTGGGTGCCATCGTGCGGGCCACGGACCCGCGTCCGGAGGTGGCCGACCAGGTTCGCTCGCTCGGCGGGGAATACCTGTCCATCGAAGACCCCGAGGCCGAGGTGTCGGCCACCGGCTACGCCAAGGAGATGGGCGACGACTACAAGGCGCGCGAGGCGCAGCTCTACAGCGAGCAGTGCACCGACGTCGACATCATCGTCACCACCGCACTCATCCCGGGTAGGCCCGCGCCGCGGATCATCACCGCCGAGATGGTGGCGTCGATGAAGCCGGGCAGCGTGATCGTCGACATGGCCGCATCCAACGGCGGCAACGTCGAGGGCACCGTCAAGGACCAGGCCGTCGTCACCGACAACGGGGTGACGATCATCGGCTACACCGACCTGGCCGGCCGGCTGCCCGCGCAGGCATCGCAGCTCTACGGCACCAACCTGGTCAACCTGATGAAGTTGATGACACCCGGCAAGGACGGCCAGCTGGTGCTGGACTTCGACGACGTGGTGCAGCGGTCGATGACCGTGGTGCGCGACGGCGAGTCGACGTGGCCCCCGCCGCCGGTGCAGGTCTCGGCCGCCCCGGCCAAGGTCGCCGAAGCCCCGGTGGTGGCGCAGGCGAACAAAGAACCGATGTCGGCCGGACGCCGGCTGGGCGTGGTGGTCTCGGCGGCGGCCGTGCTGTTCGCACTGGTCGCGCTGGCGCCGGCGGCGCTGCAGGTGCACCTGACCGTCTTCGCGTTGGCGATCGTGATCGGTTACTACGTGATCGGCCACGTGCACCACGCGCTGCACACGCCGCTGATGTCGGTGACCAACGCGATCTCGGGAATCATCGTGGTGGGCGCGCTACTGCAGATCGGCCACGGCGACCCGGCCATCACGAGTTTGGCCGCCGCGGCGATCCTGCTGGCCAGCATCAACATCTTCGGTGGTTTTGCGGTGACCCGCCGCATGCTCGCCATGTTCTCCCGCAGCTAG